The nucleotide window GGCACGGTCTGCGGTGATCCCGGCAGCGAGGTCCGCCGTGTGCTGTTCGCCGTCGACCCGGTCCAGGAGATCGCCGACGAGGCGGTGCAGCTCGGCGCCGACCTCCTCGTCACCCACCATCCGCTCTATCTGCGCGGTACGACGACGGTCGCGGCCTCGACCTTCAAGGGCAAGGTCGTGCACACCCTGATCAAGCACGACATCGCGCTGCACGTCGCGCACACCAACGCCGACACCGCCGACCCCGGTGTCTCCGACGCCCTGGCCGGTGCCCTGGATCTGCGCATCCTCGGCCCGCTGGTGCCGGATCCGGATGATCCGGACGGCCGCCGCGGCCTGGGCAGGATCTGCGAGCTGCCGCATCCGATGACGCTGGCCGCTCTCGCGACGTATGCGGCCGGCCGGCTGCCCGCCACCGCGCAGGGCATCCGGGCGGCCGGTGACCCGGACCGCGAGATCCGGACCCTCGCCGTCTCCGGCGGCTCCGGCGACAGCCTCTTCGGCGCCGTCCGGGCGGCCGGTGTGGATGCCTTCCTCACCGCCGACCTGCGCCACCACCCGGCCTCCGAGGCCGTCCAGAGCACCGCGGACCGCCCGCCGGCGCTGCTCGACGCCGCCCACTGGGCCACCGAGTGGCCGTGGTGCGAGCAGGCCGCGGCCCAGCTCGACGCGGTCTCCGACCGGCACGGCTGGGGACTGCGCACGCATGTCTCCCGTACGGTCACCGACCCCTGGACCGCCCACGCGGCGTCCACCCCTCTCTTCACCCCGACGCACACCACAGGAGCCCCACGCTGAACGCCGCGCCCGCCGACCAGATCCGCCTCCTCGACGTCCAGGCCCTGGATGTCCGGCTCACCCAGCTCGCCCACCGGGGTCACAACCTCCCCGAGCTGGCCGAACTGCAGACCCTGGAAGGCGACCTCATCCAGCAGCGCGACCTGCTCATCGCCGCGCAGACCGAGGAGAGCGACACCACCCGCGAGCAGACCAAGGCCGAACAGGACGTGGACCAGGTGCGCCAGCGCGCCGCCCGCGACCAGAAGCGGCTGGACTCCGGCGCCGTCACCTCCCCCAAGGACCTCGAGCACCTCCAGCGTGAACTCGTCTCGCTGGCCAAGCGCCAGGGCGACCTGGAGGACATCGTCCTGGAGGTCATGGAGCGCCGGGAGTCCGCCCAGGAGCGGGTCACCGAGCTCACCTCCCGGGTCGAGGCCATCCAGGCCAAGGTCGACGACGCCACCGCCCGCCGCGATGCCGCGTTCGCCGAGATCGAGGCGGAGCGTGCGACGGTCGCCAAGGAGCGCGAGCTGACCGTCGCCGACATCCCGGCCGAACTCCTCAAGCTCTACGACAAGATCCGCACCAAGGAGGGTGGCGTCGGCGCGGCCCGCCTCTACCAGCGCCGCTGCGAGGGCTGCCGCCTGGAGCTGAACATCACCGAGGTCAACGATGTCCGCGCGGCCGCCGCCGACACCGTCCTGCGCTGCGAGAACTGCAGCCGCATCCTGGTCCGTACGCCCGACTCGGGCCTGTAGGCCATGGCCCGCACCCTGATCGTCGAAGCGGACGGCGGCTCCCGGGGCAACCCGGGGCCGGCCGGCTACGGCGCGGTGGTCCTCGACCCGGAGACCGGCGAAGCGCTCGCCGAGGCCGCCGAGTTCATCGGTACGGCGACCAACAACGTCGCCGAGTACAAGGGCCTGGTGGCCGGTCTGCGGGCGGCGCACGCCCTGGACCCCGAGGCGGACATCCGGGTGCGGATGGACTCCAAGCTCGTCGTCGAGCAGATGTCGGGGCGCTGGAAGATCAAGCACCCGGACATGAAGCCGCTGGCGGCCGAGGCCGGGTCGGTCTTCCCGGCCGACCGGGTGTCGTACGAGTGGATCCCCCGCGCGCGGAACAAGCACGCCGACCGGCTCGCCAACGAGGCGATGGACGCCGGGAAAGCGGGCCGGCAGTGGGAGCCGCTGGACTCCCGAGCGGCCTTGGCGACCTGCGCGGTGACGCCCGCCCGCAGTGCCGCCGCGCAGGCCGCGGACGCCGCCGCGGAGGCGTCCGACGAGGCGCCGGAGGCACCGTCGGCAGGCTGGGGTCCCGACCTCGGCCCGCCCGCCACCTTCGTCCTGCTGCGGCACGGCGAGACCGCCCTCACACCCGAGAAGCGCTTCTCCGGCAGCGGCGGCACCGACCCCGAACTCTCCGCCGCCGGACGCCGCCAGGCCGAGGCGACCGCCGCCGCGCTCGCCGCCCGCGGCACGATCGAGGCCGTCGTCAGCTCACCGCTGCGGCGCTGCCGGGAGACCGCCGAGGCGGTCGCGTCCCGGCTCGGTCTGGAGGTCCGGATCGAGGAGGGCCTGCGGGAAACCGACTTCGGGGCGTGGGAGGGGCTGACCTTCGCCGAGGTGCGCGAGCGCCACTCCGAGGACCTCGACGCCTGGCTCGCCTCCGCAAAGGCGGCGCCCACCGGCGGTGGCGAGTCCTTCGCCGCGGTCGCCCGCCGGGTCGCCGTCGCCCGGGACAAGCTCCTGGCCCGGCACGCGGGCCGCACCGTCCTGCTGGTCACGCATGTCACGCCGGTCAAGACGCTGGTCCGGCTGGCGCTGGGCGCCCCGCCGGAGGCGCTGTTCCGGATGGAGCTCTCGGCGGCGTCCCTCTCGGCCGTCGCCTACTACTCCGACGGCAACGCCTCGGTGCGGCTGCTGAACGAGACGGCGCATCTGCGGTAGACGGCACCTCCGCGGTGGCGGACGGGGAAGCCGGGGCGGCAGCCGCCCGCCCCGGGCAGCCGGACGCCGCGGTACGCGAAGGGCCCGGCATCTCGGACGACCGAGGTGCCGGGCCCTTCGTGGTCCTTCGTGCGGGCGCCCGTCAGGCCGCCAACGCCGCCGCTTGGAGGGCGAGTTGGCGCACCCGGTCCCAGTCCTTGGCGGCCGTCGCCGCGGCCGGCAGCATCCAGGAGCCGCCTACGCAGCCGACGTTCGGCAGCGCCAGATAGGCCGGCGCCGACGCCGGGCCGATCCCGCCGGTCGGGCAGAAGCGGGCCTGCGGCAGCGGCGCGGCCAGCGAGGTCAGATAGGCGGTGCCGCCCGCCGCCTCGGCCGGGAAGAACTTCATCTCGGTGACGCCCTCCTCCAGCAGGGTCACCACCTCCGAAGCCGTCGAGACGCCCGGCAGGAACGGCATCCCCGAGTCCCGCATCGCCCCCAGCAGCCGGGGCGAGAACCCCGGACTCACCAGGAAGCGGGCGCCGGCCGCACGGGCCGCTTCGGCCTGCGCCGGGGACAGCACGGTCCCCGCGCCCGGCACCGCCTCGGGGACCTCGTCGGCGATGGCGCGCAGCGCGTCCAGTGCGGCGGGCGTCCGCAGCGTCACCTCGATCGCGGGCAGCCCGCCCGCGACGAGCGCCCGGGCGAGCGGTACGGCGTCCGCGACGTCATGGAGCACCACGACCGGGAGGACGGGCGCGAGCCCGAGCACCGACGGGGGAGCGGGGGAAGCGGCGTCGCTGGTCACGCCGCCCATGGTGCGCGCGGCCACCCACTCTCCGCAACGAGCGTTGCACATGTTGCAACCACGAGCGGTCTCCGGCCCTGCCTCTGGCCCTGCCTCCGGCCCTCCGCGCCGCTACCGCGCCTACAGCTCCGTCACGATCACATCGACGGCCCAGG belongs to Streptomyces sp. NBC_01454 and includes:
- a CDS encoding Nif3-like dinuclear metal center hexameric protein is translated as MPVLSEVLSALDALWPPERAEGWDAVGTVCGDPGSEVRRVLFAVDPVQEIADEAVQLGADLLVTHHPLYLRGTTTVAASTFKGKVVHTLIKHDIALHVAHTNADTADPGVSDALAGALDLRILGPLVPDPDDPDGRRGLGRICELPHPMTLAALATYAAGRLPATAQGIRAAGDPDREIRTLAVSGGSGDSLFGAVRAAGVDAFLTADLRHHPASEAVQSTADRPPALLDAAHWATEWPWCEQAAAQLDAVSDRHGWGLRTHVSRTVTDPWTAHAASTPLFTPTHTTGAPR
- a CDS encoding zinc ribbon domain-containing protein codes for the protein MNAAPADQIRLLDVQALDVRLTQLAHRGHNLPELAELQTLEGDLIQQRDLLIAAQTEESDTTREQTKAEQDVDQVRQRAARDQKRLDSGAVTSPKDLEHLQRELVSLAKRQGDLEDIVLEVMERRESAQERVTELTSRVEAIQAKVDDATARRDAAFAEIEAERATVAKERELTVADIPAELLKLYDKIRTKEGGVGAARLYQRRCEGCRLELNITEVNDVRAAAADTVLRCENCSRILVRTPDSGL
- a CDS encoding bifunctional RNase H/acid phosphatase; this encodes MARTLIVEADGGSRGNPGPAGYGAVVLDPETGEALAEAAEFIGTATNNVAEYKGLVAGLRAAHALDPEADIRVRMDSKLVVEQMSGRWKIKHPDMKPLAAEAGSVFPADRVSYEWIPRARNKHADRLANEAMDAGKAGRQWEPLDSRAALATCAVTPARSAAAQAADAAAEASDEAPEAPSAGWGPDLGPPATFVLLRHGETALTPEKRFSGSGGTDPELSAAGRRQAEATAAALAARGTIEAVVSSPLRRCRETAEAVASRLGLEVRIEEGLRETDFGAWEGLTFAEVRERHSEDLDAWLASAKAAPTGGGESFAAVARRVAVARDKLLARHAGRTVLLVTHVTPVKTLVRLALGAPPEALFRMELSAASLSAVAYYSDGNASVRLLNETAHLR
- the eda gene encoding bifunctional 4-hydroxy-2-oxoglutarate aldolase/2-dehydro-3-deoxy-phosphogluconate aldolase, with product MGGVTSDAASPAPPSVLGLAPVLPVVVLHDVADAVPLARALVAGGLPAIEVTLRTPAALDALRAIADEVPEAVPGAGTVLSPAQAEAARAAGARFLVSPGFSPRLLGAMRDSGMPFLPGVSTASEVVTLLEEGVTEMKFFPAEAAGGTAYLTSLAAPLPQARFCPTGGIGPASAPAYLALPNVGCVGGSWMLPAAATAAKDWDRVRQLALQAAALAA